From a single Drosophila sulfurigaster albostrigata strain 15112-1811.04 chromosome 3, ASM2355843v2, whole genome shotgun sequence genomic region:
- the LOC133846144 gene encoding small ribosomal subunit protein eS4, protein MARGPKKHLKRLAAPKAWMLDKLGGVFAPRPSTGPHKLRESLPLLIFLRNRLKYALNGAEVTKIVMQRLIKVDGKVRTDPTYPAGFMDVITIEKTGEFFRLVYDVKGRFTIHRISAEEAKYKLCKVRKTQLGAKGVPFLVTHDGRTIRYPDPLVHANDTVQVDIASGKITDYIKFDSGNLCMITGGRNLGRVGTVVNRERHPGSFDIVHVKDSQGHIFATRLTNVFIIGKGNKPYISLPKGKGVKLSISEERDKRLAAKTH, encoded by the exons ATG GCTCGTGGACCCAAGAAGCATTTGAAGCGTTTAGCCGCACCCAAGGCATGGATGTTGGACAAATTGGGAGGAGTTTTCGCTCCCCGTCCATCAACCGGTCCACACAAGCTGCGCGAGTCGCTGCCACTGTTGATCTTCTTGAGAAATCGTCTCAAGTACGCTCTCAATGGCGCTGAGGTGACCAAGATCGTCATGCAGCGTCTCATCAAGGTTGACGGCAAGGTCCGCACGGATCCCACCTATCCCGCTGGATTCATGG ATGTCATCACCATTGAGAAGACCGGTGAGTTCTTCCGTCTCGTCTATGACGTTAAGGGACGTTTCACCATTCACCGCATTTCCGCTGAGGAAGCCAAG TACAAGTTGTGCAAGGTCCGCAAGACACAGTTGGGTGCCAAGGGTGTTCCTTTCCTGGTGACACACGATGGCCGCACCATCCGTTATCCCGATCCTCTTGTGCACGCCAACGACACCGTGCAGGTTGATATTGCCAGCGGCAAGATCACCGATTACATCAAGTTCGATTCCG GCAACCTGTGCATGATCACCGGAGGCAGGAATTTGGGACGTGTGGGCACCGTTGTCAACCGTGAGCGTCACCCCGGTTCATTCGATATTGTGCACGTTAAGGATTCCCAGGGTCACATCTTCGCCACTCGTTTGACCAACGTGTTCATCATTGGCAAGGGTAACAAGCCCTACATCTCGTTGCCAAAGGGCAAGGGTGTCAAGCTGAGCATCTCGGAGGAGCGCGACAAGCGTTTGGCCGCCAAGACCCATTAA
- the LOC133846143 gene encoding syntaxin-12-like — MSQTLINPSNRTRGDYGATSSVIPEMNSASISSSNSELDSLSEEIGYNINAVHSSTKQLEKQLKLMSTAKNSLTIGKNVLSINTKTNKHIQITSQKLQRLQAVVQHGDRQQKLHLEKLTQEFQTVVDKYSMQQKFISEAMREAKQKAAEAAREAELSEETYQLEQQRQEQAELEREHDLLVERQRQVEQIEADILDVNYVMQKLSGLVYEQREMVDAIALNVEETADNAEEGRKALQETVVRQNKSRRKVVIILLIVVLIALIVIGIIVSKLK; from the exons ATGTCGCAGACATTGATCAATCCTAGCAACAGGACACGTGGGGATTATGGCGCCACATCAAGTGTTATTCCCGAGATGAATTCGGCGAGCATTTCGAGTTCTAACTCTGAACTTGACTCACTCAGCGAAGAAATCGGTTACAATATAAACGCTGTACACAGCAGCACAAAGCAACttgaaaaacaattgaaattaatgagCACCGCCAAAAATTCATTAACGATTGGAAAAAATGTACTCAGCATTAACACTAAGACAAATAAACACATCCAGATCACCAGTCAAAAACTGCAGCGTCTGCAGGCGGTGGTGCAACATGGCGATCGCCAGCAGAAGCTGCATCTGGAGAAGCTGACGCAGGAATTTCAGACGGTTGTCGACAAATATTCAATGCAACAGAAATTTATCTCGGAGGCTATGCGAGAAGCCAAGCAAAAGGCTGCCGAGGCGGCACGTGAGGCAGAGTTGTCTGAGGAAACATATCAGTTGGAGCAACAGCGTCAGGAGCAGGCTGAACTCGAGAGGGAGCATGATTTGCTCGTGGAGCGTCAGCGGCAAGTGGAGCAAATTGAGGCCGATATTCTGGATGTGAATTATGTAATGCAAAAGTTAAGCGGTTTGGTGTACGAGCAGCGCGAGATGGTTG ATGCTATTGCACTCAATGTAGAGGAAACAGCTGACAATGCGGAGGAGGGACGCAAGGCTCTACAAGAAACGGTTGTTAGACAAAATAAAAGTCGTCGTAAAGTAGTGATAATATTATTGATTGTTGTGCTAATAGCTTTAATTGTAATTGGCATCATAGTCagcaaattaaagtaa
- the LOC133846142 gene encoding syntaxin-12-like, with protein MSQALNNPTSSTHRDYGATSSATPDVSFAATSSGNSGFSPTEFVSLSEDIGNNITAVNSSTKQLEKQLKLIGTAKDLSSLRDKIHSINTKTNARVQTTSQDLQRLQAVVQHGDRQQKLQLEKLTHEFHTVVDKYSKQQKRISEATRQSYQVAADAEREAELTARTELLQQQRQDQAGLERQHDLLVERQRQVEQIEADILDVNVIMNKLSTMVVEQREVVDNIATNIENTAAMVEEGRSELQKAAASRNSHRRKILILLVIAVIIGLIVTGIIVGKLS; from the exons atgtcGCAGGCATTGAACAATCCCACGAGCAGCACGCATCGTGATTATGGCGCCACATCAAGTGCCACGCCCGATGTGAGCTTTGCTGCCACCTCCAGCGGCAACTCCGGCTTCAGTCCCACGGAGTTCGTGTCGCTCAGCGAGGACATCGGCAACAACATCACCGCGGTGAACAGCAGCACCAAGCAGCTGGAGAAGCAGCTGAAATTGATTGGTACCGCCAAGGATTTGTCCTCGCTGCGCGATAAGATTCACAGCATCAATACGAAGACAAATGCACGGGTTCAGACCACCAGTCAGGATCTGCAGCGTCTGCAGGCGGTGGTGCAACATGGCGATCGCCAGCAGAAGCTGCAGCTGGAGAAGCTGACGCATGAATTTCACACGGTTGTCGACAAATACTCGAAGCAACAGAAACGCATCTCGGAGGCAACGCGACAGAGCTATCAAGTGGCTGCCGATGCAGAGCGTGAGGCTGAATTGACGGCACGCACCGagttgttgcagcaacagcgtcAAGATCAGGCTGGACTCGAGAGGCAGCATGATTTGCTCGTGGAGCGTCAGCGGCAAGTGGAGCAAATTGAGGCCGATATTCTGGATGTGAATGTCATCATGAACAAGCTAAGCACTATGGTGGTGGAGCAGCGCGAGGTGGTGG aTAATATTGCAACCAATATTGAAAATACCGCTGCCATGGTGGAGGAAGGACGCAGTGAGCTTCAGAAGGCGGCTGCCAGTCGGAATAGCCATCGTCGTAAGATACTGATACTATTAGTGATTGCTGTGATAATAGGTTTAATTGTAACTGGCATTATAGTCGGCAAATTGAGTTAA
- the LOC133846145 gene encoding uncharacterized protein LOC133846145 codes for MPQGKFKKAKMPAAIQNKKKQQKQAAFTRRSNAPIQAKKGKFNETQKIKAVISKSVNKSVESELRSRAHEGYIQLSKAQEAVAKHHSTKAAAAAAASTSKTIE; via the exons ATGCCACAaggtaaatttaaaaaggcTAAAATGCCTGCTGCCATACAGAACAAGAAGAAACAGCAGAAACAAGCAGCGTTCACACGTAGATCAA ATGCACCCATCCAAGCGAAGAAGGGTAAATTTAATGAGACACAAAAAATCAAGGCGGTTATTTCCAAATCGGTAAACAAATCCGTTGAAAGCGAGTTGCGATCACGTGCTCATGAAGGCTACATTCAGCTAAGCAAAGCTCAAGAAGCGGTGGCAAAACATCATTCAACGAAAGCTGCcgctgcggcagcagcaagcacAAGCAAAACAATAGAATAA